One genomic segment of bacterium includes these proteins:
- a CDS encoding site-specific integrase produces MSRREGQVVKRGEGKFLIRWSVGADSATGKYRHKSRTIHGTKREAERALRQILRSRDTGEYVDPSKETLAAYLERWLMTVSMRLSPRTHADYCWLLNAYVVPRLGDLVLEQIRRSDVQAFINELSAQRLRPAGRRKAKEQITTGTLSPRTVRLAHAILGSALRDAVRDDLLHRNPAELISLPRQQRREMYALSVEQVASLRSKLEGDPYAAFFDFLIGTGCRPGEALALRWADLDLDSANATIRRSLSRGSDGKPTFKEPKTAGSRRAVPLPKSLAAALRDHRRVQSERALKLGAAYDRAADLAFANAAGRPLEVRNLVNRHFKPALERAELPKIVRLYDLRHTHATMLAAAGVNPKVVAERLGHSTTRQTLDTYSHVMPGMQEEATRQIEKTLFG; encoded by the coding sequence GTGAGTCGCAGGGAAGGGCAGGTCGTGAAGCGAGGGGAGGGGAAGTTCCTCATTCGCTGGTCGGTCGGTGCTGATTCAGCCACCGGGAAGTATCGGCACAAGTCGAGAACGATCCACGGCACCAAGCGCGAAGCCGAGCGCGCGCTGCGTCAGATATTGCGGAGTCGGGACACTGGCGAGTACGTCGATCCCTCGAAAGAGACTCTCGCTGCGTATCTGGAGCGATGGTTGATGACCGTCTCAATGCGACTCTCGCCACGCACGCATGCGGACTACTGCTGGCTTCTCAACGCCTACGTAGTTCCGCGACTCGGAGACCTTGTTCTTGAGCAGATCCGGCGGTCGGATGTCCAGGCTTTCATCAACGAGCTTTCAGCACAGAGGCTTCGTCCTGCTGGACGACGCAAGGCCAAAGAACAGATCACGACCGGGACACTCTCTCCTCGGACGGTGAGACTGGCGCACGCGATTCTTGGAAGCGCCCTTCGTGATGCAGTCCGAGACGACCTTCTTCACCGGAATCCGGCGGAACTGATCAGCCTGCCGCGCCAGCAGCGGCGAGAAATGTACGCGCTTTCGGTAGAGCAGGTGGCCAGCCTTCGCTCGAAGCTTGAAGGGGATCCCTACGCCGCCTTCTTCGACTTCCTCATCGGTACGGGTTGCCGCCCCGGCGAAGCACTGGCCCTTCGGTGGGCGGACCTGGACCTGGATTCGGCAAACGCGACGATCCGGCGGTCACTGAGTCGCGGGTCTGACGGGAAGCCCACCTTCAAGGAACCGAAGACGGCAGGATCGCGTCGTGCGGTCCCGCTACCCAAATCGCTCGCCGCCGCGCTCCGGGATCATCGTCGGGTCCAGTCCGAGAGGGCGCTGAAGCTCGGAGCCGCCTACGACAGGGCCGCCGACCTCGCATTCGCGAATGCTGCGGGCCGTCCGCTCGAAGTGCGCAACCTGGTCAACCGCCACTTCAAACCGGCCCTGGAACGCGCAGAGTTGCCGAAGATCGTGCGCTTGTACGACCTTCGCCACACGCATGCCACGATGCTTGCGGCTGCGGGCGTGAATCCCAAGGTCGTGGCGGAGAGGCTTGGCCACTCGACCACGCGGCAGACACTCGATACCTACTCGCATGTCATGCCCGGAATGCAGGAAGAAGCGACGCGGCAGATCGAGAAAACGCTCTTTGGGTAG